The following are encoded together in the Lathyrus oleraceus cultivar Zhongwan6 chromosome 3, CAAS_Psat_ZW6_1.0, whole genome shotgun sequence genome:
- the LOC127130208 gene encoding plasmodesmata-located protein 2-like codes for MDILTTKQTLSFLILLNLLTLIFTADNTNVVYKGCSQQKIHQQSSQNLQSLISSLVPASAQKMFAATTTGDVTGAYQYQHRGNLSTSDCYLCVSKITSKISNLCGKVTVVRIQLSGCYLRYEVVGFKQVPMNQFLYKVCGLRKVDDGVGFEAKMDFAFGMGENDSKNGRISFYTRSYMSLYVLGHCECSLGINDCSDCVKSAEEQVKLECGDSISAQINLFSLGNNDDIKISNQHPKTINNVPPINELESYVKMRSVHEIRRNSNDIPRGNS; via the coding sequence ATGGATATCCTCACAACAAAAcaaactctctcatttctcaTTCTTCTAAATCTTTTAACACTCATTTTCACCGCCGATAACACCAACGTTGTCTACAAAGGTTGTTCCCAGCAAAAAATACATCAACAATCTTCCCAGAATCTACAATCACTCATATCTTCTCTCGTACCGGCATCTGCACAGAAAATGTTTGCCGCCACAACCACCGGCGACGTCACAGGCGCTTACCAATACCAACACAGAGGCAACCTTTCAACATCCGACTGTTATCTCTGTGTCAGTAAGATTACAAGCAAGATAAGCAATCTCTGCGGCAAGGTTACAGTGGTGAGGATTCAACTCAGCGGCTGTTACTTAAGGTACGAGGTTGTCGGGTTTAAACAAGTTCCCATGAATCAGTTTCTGTACAAGGTTTGTGGTTTAAGGAAAGTGGATGACGGTGTTGGGTTTGAGGCGAAGATGGACTTTGCATTTGGAATGGGGGAGAATGATTCGAAGAATGGCAGGATTTCCTTCTATACAAGGAGTTATATGTCTTTATATGTTTTGGGACATTGTGAGTGTAGTTTGGGAATTAATGATTGTAGTGATTGTGTTAAGAGTGCCGAAGAACAAGTTAAATTAGAGTGTGGTGATTCGATTTCAGCTCAGATTAATCTCTTTAGTTTGGGAAATAATGATGAtattaaaatctcaaatcaacaTCCAAAGACCATCAACAACGTTCCTCCAATCAATGAGTTGGAGTCATATGTCAAGATGAGAAGTGTACACGAGATTAGAAGAAATTCCAATGACATACCAAGAGGAAATTCCTAA